From a region of the Mycobacteroides saopaulense genome:
- a CDS encoding carboxymuconolactone decarboxylase family protein, whose amino-acid sequence MTHTIEHTLTTPRIRMEKVSPEVYEAMMALSIASAKDVEPSLAELIKIRASQLNHCAFCLDMHTHDARKQGETEQRIYLLNAWAEAGDIYTEREKAALALTEEATVLSAGEHVSDATYARAAEVFTDRELGQIIGMILTINAWNRIAVTTRNAPPRRG is encoded by the coding sequence ATGACGCACACAATCGAACACACACTGACGACTCCACGAATCCGCATGGAGAAGGTCTCCCCCGAGGTGTACGAGGCCATGATGGCCCTGAGTATCGCCTCGGCCAAGGACGTCGAGCCGAGTCTGGCCGAGCTCATCAAGATCCGCGCATCACAGCTCAACCACTGCGCGTTCTGCCTCGACATGCACACCCACGATGCGCGCAAGCAGGGCGAGACCGAACAGCGCATCTACCTGTTGAACGCCTGGGCCGAGGCCGGCGACATCTACACGGAACGGGAGAAGGCAGCGCTGGCCCTCACCGAGGAGGCGACCGTTCTTTCCGCAGGTGAGCACGTGTCCGACGCCACCTATGCGCGTGCGGCGGAGGTGTTCACCGACCGCGAGCTGGGACAGATCATCGGGATGATCCTGACGATCAACGCGTGGAATCGCATCGCTGTCACTACCCGCAACGCACCTCCTCGCCGTGGATAG
- a CDS encoding alpha/beta fold hydrolase → MPTFESSAGPIHYRDSGDGPPIVFVHGLFVTGTMWRKIIDPLSERFRCIAPDLPLGAHKAPMHPGAELTPRSVAGLVRELIGGLDLHDVTVVATDTGGAITQLLLAGGSDRIGRVVLTPCDSFDNFLPLSIRVFQYWARVPGTDFVLRPFKLKWARRALGNTLAKHSIPDEVLGEWVRPLLADKAVRRDVRAFLRGIDNRDTLAAAETLRGFDKPVLLLWPRKLPFFPFAHAERWAALLPDAKLVEVPDSYTFVSEDQPELMVREIEAFAAQRV, encoded by the coding sequence ATGCCTACCTTCGAGTCCTCCGCCGGTCCCATCCACTATCGCGACAGCGGAGACGGTCCGCCGATCGTCTTCGTGCACGGGCTCTTCGTCACCGGGACCATGTGGCGCAAGATCATCGACCCACTGAGCGAGCGCTTTCGTTGCATCGCGCCGGATCTTCCGCTCGGCGCACACAAGGCCCCGATGCATCCCGGCGCCGAGCTCACTCCACGATCGGTCGCCGGACTGGTCCGCGAGCTGATCGGCGGCCTCGATCTGCACGACGTGACCGTCGTCGCCACCGATACGGGCGGAGCCATCACCCAGCTGCTGCTCGCCGGCGGGAGCGACCGAATCGGCCGGGTGGTCCTCACGCCCTGCGATTCCTTCGACAACTTCTTGCCGCTGTCGATACGCGTCTTCCAATACTGGGCGCGCGTGCCGGGTACCGACTTCGTGTTGCGCCCCTTCAAGCTGAAGTGGGCACGGCGGGCGCTCGGAAACACGCTCGCCAAACACTCGATCCCCGACGAGGTGCTCGGTGAATGGGTGCGGCCGCTGCTCGCGGACAAGGCCGTGCGGCGCGACGTGCGGGCCTTCCTGCGCGGTATCGACAACCGCGACACCCTGGCCGCAGCCGAGACTCTGCGTGGCTTTGACAAGCCGGTGCTGCTGCTGTGGCCGCGCAAGCTGCCGTTCTTCCCATTCGCACACGCCGAGCGCTGGGCGGCGCTGCTGCCCGACGCGAAACTCGTCGAGGTGCCCGACAGCTACACCTTTGTCAGCGAGGACCAGCCCGAACTGATGGTGCGAGAGATCGAGGCATTCGCCGCCCAACGCGTGTGA
- the pdxR gene encoding MocR-like pyridoxine biosynthesis transcription factor PdxR: MNSWANSSASETRPLSHDLHLDLRHTITPGTRGVRELLISALRDAIRSGRLTVGSMLPPSRTLASDLGLARNTVAEAYSELAAEGWLESRQGSGTRVVNRGQNQLPPRPRGAGSPPPHNLMPGSGDVTAFPRADWLASARRALSSAPHEALRAGDPRGRHELRSAVSEYVARVRGVRTTPDSVVICAGTRHAVEILTRMYGLTQPIAVEAYGLFIFRDCIEATGGTSTPIGFDDAGAVVDDLEDFDVRAALVTPAHHFPHGLPLHPARRTAVVQWARRTDSYVLEDDYDGEFRYDRQPVGALQSLDPDRVVYLGSASKSLTPVLRLGWMVLPPELVDTAVAAAGGGQWYVDAISQLTMADFIAGGHYDRHIRRMRTRYRRRRDLLMERLADYDVGVRGLSAGLHLLLTLPDGAEPDVLYRAAEAGVALAGLSRLRHPLAGPHIPDPDGVVVSFGTPADHGFGPAVEALCGVLEAAGL, from the coding sequence GTGAATTCATGGGCCAATTCGAGTGCGTCGGAGACGCGGCCCCTCAGCCACGACCTGCATCTCGACCTGCGGCACACCATCACCCCGGGAACCCGGGGAGTACGCGAGCTGCTGATCTCCGCGCTGCGCGATGCCATCAGATCCGGGCGCCTGACGGTGGGCTCGATGCTGCCGCCGTCACGCACCCTGGCATCAGACCTGGGACTGGCGCGCAACACCGTCGCCGAGGCCTACTCCGAACTCGCCGCCGAGGGTTGGCTCGAATCGCGCCAGGGCTCGGGAACCCGGGTAGTCAATCGCGGACAGAATCAACTGCCGCCACGGCCGCGCGGTGCGGGCTCGCCCCCACCGCACAACCTCATGCCCGGCTCCGGCGATGTCACCGCGTTCCCGCGTGCCGACTGGCTTGCTTCGGCCCGCCGCGCACTGAGCAGCGCACCTCACGAGGCCCTGCGCGCCGGGGACCCGCGCGGACGTCACGAATTACGTTCGGCTGTATCCGAATACGTGGCGCGGGTGCGCGGCGTGCGGACCACACCCGATTCGGTCGTCATCTGCGCGGGCACCCGCCATGCCGTGGAAATCCTGACCCGGATGTATGGCCTGACCCAGCCGATCGCCGTGGAGGCCTACGGCCTGTTCATCTTTCGCGACTGCATCGAGGCGACGGGCGGCACCAGCACACCGATCGGATTCGACGACGCGGGTGCGGTGGTGGACGACTTGGAAGACTTCGATGTGCGTGCCGCCCTGGTCACCCCGGCCCACCACTTTCCGCACGGACTTCCGCTGCACCCGGCTCGGCGCACCGCGGTGGTGCAGTGGGCACGTCGCACCGACTCCTACGTTCTGGAAGACGACTACGACGGCGAGTTCCGCTACGACCGTCAACCCGTCGGTGCGCTGCAGAGTCTGGATCCCGATCGCGTCGTATACCTCGGCTCGGCAAGCAAGAGCCTGACGCCCGTGCTGCGCCTGGGCTGGATGGTGCTGCCCCCGGAACTGGTGGATACCGCCGTCGCGGCCGCGGGCGGCGGACAGTGGTACGTCGATGCGATCTCGCAGCTGACCATGGCGGACTTCATTGCGGGTGGCCACTACGACCGGCATATCCGGCGAATGCGCACCCGATATCGGCGCCGCCGCGACCTGCTCATGGAACGTCTCGCCGACTACGACGTCGGCGTCCGGGGACTGTCGGCGGGACTGCATCTGCTGCTGACACTGCCCGACGGGGCCGAGCCCGATGTGCTGTATCGCGCCGCGGAGGCGGGTGTGGCGCTGGCGGGACTCTCCCGGCTGCGCCACCCGCTCGCCGGCCCACACATCCCCGATCCGGATGGCGTGGTGGTCAGCTTCGGCACACCCGCCGATCACGGTTTCGGACCGGCCGTCGAGGCGTTGTGCGGTGTCCTGGAAGCCGCCGGCCTGTGA